The DNA region CCCGCCGCCCGAGGGCCACTACGCGCCGCCCCCGCCACCCGAGGGCCACTACGCGCCGCCCCCGCCACCCGAGGGCCACTACGCAGCCGCGCCTCCGCCGCCCGAGGGTATCGTCGACCCGGCATTCCAGCCCGGCGGCGCCCCACCCGAGGGCATCGTCGACCCGGCTTTCCAGCCCGACGCCCACCGCGAAGGCATCATCGACCCGCTCTTCAAGCCCGGCGACGCGCCGCCGCAGGGCATCATCGACCCGGTCTTCCAGCCCGGCGGCGCCCCGCCCGAGGGCATCGTCGACCCGGCATTCCAGCCCGACGCCCACCGGGAAGGCATCATCGACCCAACCTACCGCTCCGGCGAAATGCCGCCCGCCGGCATCGTGGATCCCGCATACACCCCTGGCGGCGCCCCGCCCGAGGGGATCGTCGACCCGGCTTTCCAGCCCGACGCCCACCGGGAAGGCATCATCGACCCGTCCTTCAAGCCGGGTGCGCCGCCCGAGGGCATCGTGGATCCCGCGTTTGCCCCCGGCGGCGAGGACATGACGCGCACCCCGTCAGCCTGAGACATAGCCCAGTGCTCGGGGCGGCCGTCATGGTCCGCCCCGATCCTATACAATCTGCCGTATGACCACCGGCTCCGAGGCGCAAGTCGGTCCCCAAGTCGACGTCGCTCGGCTGCTGCTCCTTCGCGACATCGGCCGCGCTTTCAATTCCTCGCTCGATCTCGACCACATCTTCCAGCTCGTCCTCGAAAAGGTCACGCAGGTGCTGGCTGCCGAGGCAGCCTCGCTGTGGCTCATCCAGGACAACAAGGAGCTGTTCTGCGAGACCGCCATCGGGCCGGTGAGCCACAAGGTCAGGGGACTGCGGTTGCCGTGGGGCACGGGCATCGTGGGCTGGGTGTCCGAGCACGCCAAACCGGTCATCGTGTCCGACGCCCAGAAGGACAAGTTCCTGTCGCACCAGGTCGACGAGGACACGGGCTTCGTCACCCGGTCGATGATCTGCGCGCCGATGGTGGTGCGCGGCAACTGCCTCGGCGCCATCCAGATCGTCAACAAGGTCCGCAACGACGACCTGTTCACCAAGTCCGACCTGGAACTCCTTGTGGATATGGCCACCGACGCCGCCATCTCGGTCGAGAACGCGCGGCTCTACCAGGCCGAAAGCAAGGTCAAGGAGCTCCAGGCGCTCCTCAAGATCAGCCGCGAAATAGTCTCGACACTGGATCTCGACCGCATTCTCAAGACGGTCGTGAACATCCTGTCCACCGTCGTGAGCTACGAACGAGGCAGCATCGCGCTGCTCGAGGACGGCACGCCCAGGCTCAACGCGATTTCCGGCCAGCAGGTCGTCGATCGGCAGGATAGCGAGACGAGGGCACTGGAAGAGTTCCACCGCGCGCAGGCCCAGGAGACCGGGGCCGTGCGCGTCGTGGCATTCGGCGACCGCCGCGTCCTGGTCCTGGAACTGCGGGACGAGGAAGGCCTCATCGGCCTGCTTGCGCTGGAGGGCAAGGGCGAGTTCAAGGAGTCGCAGGTCGAGATCGTCGGCATCCTGGCGGCCCAGGCGACCGTCGCCATCCGCAACGCGCAACTCTACCGCCAGGTCCCCACCCTCAACATCCAGGGGCTGGCGGGCATCTTCAAGGGCAAGGCGCTGAGCCGGCGCCGCCTTGCCGTGCTGGGCGGCGCGGCAGCTCTCGTGGCCGCCCTGGCCATCGTGCGGGTGCCCACGACCCTGGCGGGATCGGCCACCGTGCTGCCGTCCGACCAGATCAAGGTGGTGGCGACCGAGGGGGGGCGGGTCGTCAAGGTCCTGGTCGATGAGGGCGCGCTGGTCGCCAAGGGCGACTTGCTCGCGGAACTCGACACCGCCGATCTCGCGCTCCAGCGGAGAGCCGCCGAGACCGCCCTGGCCGTGAGCCGCGTGCGCAGCGCGCAGTTGCGCCTGATGTCGGACCAGGGTGCCATCTCGCTCGAGGAGATCAGGGCGCGGCAGGCCGAAGCCGAGATCGCGCTCCTCGACGAGAAGCTGGCGAACGCTCGCCTGGTCGCCCCCATCGCCGGGGTGGTCGTGACTCCCAGACCCGGGGAGAAGCTGGGCACCACGCTCGGCAGAGGCGAGGTCCTGCTGGAACTGGCGAACGTGGCCGACATGACCGTGGATATCGCCTTGCCCGAGGCGGACGTGGCCCTGGTCGCCGCCGAGCAGCCTGTCGCACTGCGGCTCCTGGCGTTTCCCACGCGCCAGTTCTCGGGCCGGGTGGCGCTCGTCAGCCCCCTGGGCACCGCGGGGCCGCAGGGCCCGAGTTTCGCGGTGCGTGCCCGCATCCCCAACCCGGGAACGGTCCTGCGCGCCGGGATGCAAGGCACGGCCCGGATCGAGGCGGGCCGGCGGCCACTGCTGTGGACGCTCCTGCGCGCCCCGGTCGACTGGTTGACGCTGGCCTGGTGGAGGGTGAAGCCGTGAGAGCTTTGCTCGGAGCGCTCGCGGCCCTGGCGGTCGTGGCGGCGCCGGCCGCGGCGGCGGCTCCCGGTCTGGTGGGAACCGTTTTTCCCTATGCCGAGATCCCCATCGTCACGGCCAGGGGCGGCAAGGTCGCCCGCATCCCGGTCGAGGAGGGCGCTCGCGTGCGCCGCGGCCAGTTGCTCGTGGCCCTGGACAGGGCTCGGCCCCTCGCGGAGATCAAGCTCCTGGAGACGCAAATCGCCCACAAGGCCGCTCTCCGGCTGGAAGAACTCGCTCTGGCCACCGCCCGGGAGGATCTCAAGCGCGACGAGCAGCTTTCGCAGGACGGCACGGTGACGCCCAAGGCCCTCGACGACTCGCGCAATCGCGTGAAGCTGGCCGTGGAGCGGGTCTCGATCGAACGCGGGCGCCTCGATGAGCAGCGCCAGACGCTCGCCATGCGCATGCGCGACCTGGCCGAGTACGACGTGGTCTCCCCCGGAGACGGCATTCTCACGGGCATGCTGGTCCACCAGCACGAGATCGTGGCGGCCGGCACGAAGGTCGGCGATCTCCTGCAGATGGACCGGGTCTTCGTCGAGGTATTCGTCCCGGCCGCCTCCGCGGGGCGCCTCCGCCCGGGGACCGGCGCCACGGTGCATGCCGACGGCCTCGGCGCCGTCACCGCTCGGGTCAAGGTCCTCGGCCAGAAGGTGGATCCCGTGTCCGGGGCCTCGCGGGTGCGCCTGCTGGCTCCCAATCCGGGCGGGCGCCTCAAGCCCGGCATGATCGTGCGGGTGCGCTTCTGA from Candidatus Tanganyikabacteria bacterium includes:
- a CDS encoding efflux RND transporter periplasmic adaptor subunit translates to MTTGSEAQVGPQVDVARLLLLRDIGRAFNSSLDLDHIFQLVLEKVTQVLAAEAASLWLIQDNKELFCETAIGPVSHKVRGLRLPWGTGIVGWVSEHAKPVIVSDAQKDKFLSHQVDEDTGFVTRSMICAPMVVRGNCLGAIQIVNKVRNDDLFTKSDLELLVDMATDAAISVENARLYQAESKVKELQALLKISREIVSTLDLDRILKTVVNILSTVVSYERGSIALLEDGTPRLNAISGQQVVDRQDSETRALEEFHRAQAQETGAVRVVAFGDRRVLVLELRDEEGLIGLLALEGKGEFKESQVEIVGILAAQATVAIRNAQLYRQVPTLNIQGLAGIFKGKALSRRRLAVLGGAAALVAALAIVRVPTTLAGSATVLPSDQIKVVATEGGRVVKVLVDEGALVAKGDLLAELDTADLALQRRAAETALAVSRVRSAQLRLMSDQGAISLEEIRARQAEAEIALLDEKLANARLVAPIAGVVVTPRPGEKLGTTLGRGEVLLELANVADMTVDIALPEADVALVAAEQPVALRLLAFPTRQFSGRVALVSPLGTAGPQGPSFAVRARIPNPGTVLRAGMQGTARIEAGRRPLLWTLLRAPVDWLTLAWWRVKP
- a CDS encoding efflux RND transporter periplasmic adaptor subunit; the encoded protein is MRALLGALAALAVVAAPAAAAAPGLVGTVFPYAEIPIVTARGGKVARIPVEEGARVRRGQLLVALDRARPLAEIKLLETQIAHKAALRLEELALATAREDLKRDEQLSQDGTVTPKALDDSRNRVKLAVERVSIERGRLDEQRQTLAMRMRDLAEYDVVSPGDGILTGMLVHQHEIVAAGTKVGDLLQMDRVFVEVFVPAASAGRLRPGTGATVHADGLGAVTARVKVLGQKVDPVSGASRVRLLAPNPGGRLKPGMIVRVRF